Part of the Zingiber officinale cultivar Zhangliang chromosome 8A, Zo_v1.1, whole genome shotgun sequence genome, TGTAATTTAAAAATTTGAGGAGAGTTTCGCTATTTAAACTTGAGTCTATTTTTCCTTCCATTGATGTAAAGCAAAATATATTATTGCAAGATTGAATATTGTTGCAAAAATGTTTGCTCTTATCGTTTTtgttcttgtgcacagtcggtagTTAATTCTTTTAGCAGTTTGAGTTCTGATATTAATTGTTAggatcaaaaaaattaaaatatcttcacaatattatgatattgtctattttgATTAACTATTGTAATCCAAGGTTAATTCGATCCTACCTGTACAGGTACTGCCCCAACCTCTCACAATGAGGCGGTGGGACCCACACTTAAGTAGTGGGTCTTATCATCCCATTGTGAGAGGTTGGGGCAGTGTCTGTACAGGTAGGGTGAAATTTACCGTAATCCAACAACCATGTCCTTTGATGAACAAATCTaccataaaattaaaagaattaaagaaaaatttaagaataaaataaaattttcaaaatgattttttggAATACCTCATTCATTCTCCATtagttcagatcctctgtccccatttcTCTTTGTCCCCATATCTCATTatcgatcggacggatcagattaaatctcaaGGATGTTTTGCATATCACGAGGATACTGCATATAtattaaagatgtcatgatgtctTAAGATTTAATCTAatccgtccgatcgacaatgggacacggggacagagagaaATGAGGACAGAATCTGAACTGATTCTCCATGTTCAGTACTCTTCAAGTGGACAAAATATCAAATTCCTATGTTAGCCAAAGGAAATGCATTGTATAAATTATTAGATATATATTCAGTTCAATTTATTTACTAAGCTTAATGATTTTAGTGAACCTGACTTTCTAAACTTTCTCCACGGAACGTGTCAATAATATTAGACCCGAGTGTTTGACCTGGCTTAACCTGAACTTTGAATAGAACCTTTCGATCCACCAAATCATCTATTTCCTTTGGCATTTCTCCTAGTTTGAAATCCTGCCACATTTGTTATACTTTCCATTTGCATCAAAGTGATCACATTTTTCACAATAGAAACTATCACCTCAACTCTCCATTTGCATCAAAGTGATCACATTTTTCACAATAGAAACTATCATTATCAGGGGTCATCTTATTGAGACATTGACACATGACAAATAGTACCAATCACCGTTAATTTCACAACTGCTATTTTTgccaaaatcaaaaaaaaaaaaaaaaaaagacaataatAATGAGGTGgaacaaaataattaaatattattagtaATGGCATATTTGGCAAAAGGTATATTAATTCACCTCATGTTTCTCAAAAATTTGCTCTATTATTTGGAAGTTAGCTTTTGAAGTAGAGATTTGTTCTAAGCTATTATTGGTAGAGGGCGGTGTCATAGTGTCGACTGTATTTAGTGTCTTGCAGTATGCACTCATCTAAATGTAACAAAAAGGCAAAAcaaataaaatgattttcttCATTGATTAAATAAAACTCTTCTTCTAATTACTTCACTAAgacaaatataatattaaattaaaataattttttgtatagaaaagtttattataataatttGTTAATAGTATTCTCTAACGTCACTATTGTATGAGATTCTCTAGCATCATTAGTGTATGGGATTCTCTAGTGGAATTCTTTAGCGTCACTATTGTATGGGATTCTCTAGCGTCATTATTGTATGGGTCTGACGAATCTtattcaaataattaattcttggtttataagggtgacactagaaaatccaaacaattcgaatTTTTAAAgatccaaataatttatatattattatatcacACACGTAACCAGTGGCGGATCCAGGAATTCAATCATGGAGGGGCGACCGTGATTTAAGCGCGATGAAATTTTTTTGAACAGTTAATAACTTctatgtaattaaaaaaaaaattaaataacttgCATACAGGAGAAAAATGTACAATATTATGAAAAGAAACTagtacaataatattaaaattttaaagcaaCCTACTAACGAATACGTGACAATTGCATTCTTCGAGACTCCATGTTCTGAAAACGCTGTAAAATTGGCTCATTGTCGACAGTATTAAAAACATCTTTCTCGATATATACTACCAAACTAtcattcatccattcatctccAATCCTATTTCGCAAATCTGTTTTGACAATATTCATTGCCGAAAACACTCTTTCAACAGTTGCAGTAGCAACTGGAAGAAGTAAGGCTAGCTCAATCATCCGATAAACCAAAGGAAACACACGGTTCTTCATTGTTTCAATCATTTTCTTTGCAAGAGCTCCCAAATCTGAAATGCCTTCAAACCGTTCATCCGATCTGACGTCATCAATATATGTTTCAAGCTCTTGTTCAACCAACATACGCtcattccaagaaaaatcatccTCATAAAAATGAGCCAGGCGCACTAACTTCTGTACATCAAATCTAGAGAACGAGTTTCTAGGATCAAGACATGACATATAAATCAACAAATCTGTAGTTGTTTCAGAGAAACGACTATCCATCTCCTGTAGAATAATATCGATAACCTacaatttaaaaatcaaacaacaaaagtaaaaattaataaatatgttaatgtttaaaagaatttaattgacggtaaacaaaaaaagaattatgaagttacctcacaaaagatttcaacatggtagtagtgataaaaattaacattttttcCATCTCTCTTCAAACGACTACGGTTGTTGATGTTATCTGtcatattaattatttcaatggAATGAGTGTTACAAAACTTCTTCACATCCTCAAGTAAAATATCCCATCCAGAATCTCTCAACTTTTGCAATTTGCATTTCACATTATTGATCAAACGCATCGCATTCACAATATTTTGATCTTTCTCTTGTAGAACGGTTGACAAATGATTTGTGATTGCCAATATACGTTTCATCAATAGTAGAATAAACACAAATTCATACCTCTCCATTCTTTCAACCAAAGTTCTACTTAAACCCTTAGAAGAACGATCACCATCATCAATCAAATTTTGAAGAACCTCTATAACAGATGGCCACATTTGTTCAATACGACATAAAGTTGAATGATGAGACCCCCATCGTGTATCTCCAGGTCTAGCTAGACTAGTTTCTTGGTTTAGTCCTCTACCAGAACTAATCTCTCCTCTTTCAAGAAGTTTAACTTTTCTATCATGTTCAAGTTGTCGAAGTTTGTCGGCCCTTTTGCAAGATGATGCAGATGTGTTCACAATCGAACCAACAATCCACATGAAATCACAAACATATTGATTTGCTTGAGCAACGGCTACAACCACtagctggagttgatgagcaaaacaatgaacataTAATGCATACGGATTTTCTTTCATTATCAGTGACTTTAAGCCATTAAATTCTCCAGACATATTTGaagcaccatcatatccttgacccCTCAATCTCGCCACTGATAAACCATACTTAGCAAATAAAGAGTCGATTGCCTCCTTCAAACAAGCAGCTGTAGTTGTTGCAACATGAACTACAGCCATAAATCGTTCAATCACCTCCCCATGCTTGTTCACATATCTAATAACAACTGCCATTTGCTCTTTCACTGAACAGTCACGAGCCTCATCAAGTAGTAAAGTGAACCATCTATCTCCAAGATCAGCTAGAATAGCATTTGTGGTCTCAACTGCACAAGCATTCACCAATTGCTTTTGAATTTTTGgggcaatcatttgattatttccaGGTGCATTCATTCCAACAACTGCCGCAACTTCTGGACACTCTGAACTATACCATTTGagcaattctaaaaaatttcctcTATTGGATGATGTCGAAGACTCATCATGTCCCCGAAAAGGTAATCCTTGTAACAACAAAAatcgaattacttttaaaatggaagtcaagcgtttgcgataagcaacttcaagctcatgtttccccgatgaaaatgaatactccacactttgtctttgattcttgaaaCCCTCAAACTGTATCCTTGCCTCATTGTGCGCACTACCAACTCCACCTACATGCTCATTGAATTTTTCAATTGCTTTTTTCCAATTTATGAAACCAGATCTCGTAAACACATCATCTCCTCCAAACCCTATATTACTAGGTCTAAAAAGATAACACCAGAAACAAAAGGCTGCATCCTTTGAAACACTATACTCCAACCAATCACGGTCTTTAAACCAAACCTCTCTGAAACATCTATTATCTTTacccattttttttcttggaaaattATGGCCTCGAGGTTGACAAGGGCCTATAGCAACATATTCTTTTCGAATACGATCTCTAGCACCAACATcatactcttcaatcaattttcgTAAACCAGGATCAGCAACAATTTCTACTTCACTActcagattttcaatattttcaaataaaatttgtggaggaggaggtggtggtggttgtggtgCAGGAGTAGACTCTTCATCCGGAACAC contains:
- the LOC122010596 gene encoding zinc finger MYM-type protein 1-like translates to MNAPGNNQMIAPKIQKQLVNACAVETTNAILADLGDRWFTLLLDEARDCSVKEQMAVVIRYVNKHGEVIERFMAVVHVATTTAACLKEAIDSLFAKYGLSVARLRGQGYDGASNMSGEFNGLKSLIMKENPYALYVHCFAHQLQLVVVAVAQANQYVCDFMWIVGSIVNTSASSCKRADKLRQLEHDRKVKLLERGEISSGRGLNQETSLARPGDTRWGSHHSTLCRIEQMWPSVIEVLQNLIDDGDRSSKGLSRTLVERMERYEFVFILLLMKRILAITNHLSTVLQEKDQNIVNAMRLINNVKCKLQKLRDSGWDILLEDVKKFCNTHSIEIINMTDNINNRSRLKRDGKNVIDIILQEMDSRFSETTTDLLIYMSCLDPRNSFSRFDVQKLVRLAHFYEDDFSWNERMLVEQELETYIDDVRSDERFEGISDLGALAKKMIETMKNRVFPLVYRMIELALLLPVATATVERVFSAMNIVKTDLRNRIGDEWMNDSLVVYIEKDVFNTVDNEPILQRFQNMESRRMQLSRIR